One genomic region from Gossypium hirsutum isolate 1008001.06 chromosome D13, Gossypium_hirsutum_v2.1, whole genome shotgun sequence encodes:
- the LOC107920341 gene encoding serine/arginine-rich splicing factor SC35 codes for MSHFGRSGPPDISDTYSLLILNITFRTSADDLFPLFDKYGKVVDIFIPKDRRTGDSRGFAFVRYKYADEAQKAVDRLDGRVVDGREITVQFAKYGPNAERIHKGRIVESAPRSGHRSRSRSPRRRHRDDHYRDRDYRRSRSRSHDRYERDRYRGKDRDSRRRSRSRSASPDYSKGRGRGRYDDDRRSVSRSISASPARRSPSPRKSPSPRKSPPRGESPDRCSRDGRSPSRRSVSPRGRLADSRSPSPQNSDVDE; via the exons ATGTCTCACTTCGGAAGGTCAGGGCCGCCCGACATTAGCGATACTTACTCTCTTCTCATCCTCAACATCACCTTTC gcACCAGTGCTGATGATTTGTTTCCGCTCTTCGACAAGTACGGCAAGGTGGTCGACATCTTCATTCCCAAAGATCGAAG GACCGGTGATTCTCGAGGTTTTGCATTTGTTCGCTACAAGTATGCGGATGAGGCACAAAAAGCTGTGGATAGGCTCGATG GGAGAGTTGTTGATGGTCGGGAAATAACAGTTCAGTTTGCAAAATATGGGCCTAATGCAGAGAGGAT TCACAAAGGAAGGATAGTTGAATCAGCACCAAGATCGGGGCACAGGTCAAGAAGCCGCAGTCCTCGCAGAAG GCACCGTGATGACCATTACAGAGATAGGGATTATAGAAGAAGTCGTAGTAGAAGTCACGACAGGTATGAACGTGATCGCTATCGTGGGAAAGACAGAGATTCTCGGCGCCGTAGCAGGAGTCGTAGTGCTAGTCCTGACTATTCTAAAGGCCGAGGAAGAGGCCGCTATGATGATGATAGGCGGAGTGTTAGTCGATCGATAAG TGCTTCTCCTGCTCGCCGCAGCCCTAGTCCTCGGAAGAGCCCTTCCCCTCGTAAGTCTCCCCCTAGGGGTGAAAGTCCTGATAGATGTAGCCGTGATGGACGGTCTCCAAGTCGTCGAAGTGTTTCACCACGAGGGCGTCTAGCTGATTCTCGGAGTCCATCTCCTCAAAACTCAGATGTTGAT GAATGA
- the LOC107920519 gene encoding SUPPRESSOR OF ABI3-5 translates to MEENPQQRSHLKRQFFEDQHSNKPPAQKRVRFPKGKKVKPGEEAPNRVDIEDGSGDLKDPRLAAKERAKRRSQITTELFAEDGRGMLNDVSAAEISYEDNENFVDDGVQIEPFNLSKEREEGYFDADGNFVEYVADKEIKDAWLDSVEVDIKYTGKTSVTTKGEDNEVAAQDLSTQDVGIIKRRIANVLEPGETVLQALRRLKGASNKRKEKMSAETQLVFDQLTDDAIKLMENGDYNVYHEKQEVFQREAEGYEKLALARDKSLSANAGLDNSYPILGNDVLTDANNHGATSSVLTDLAVGTSNSDLTSAEASNNAAESYDMFADDEDDEKPSSEPNSTAAVQSSSEAVNTSSETGDVQNDYVYDESSGYYYSSTLGYYYDPSTGLFCSAATGQWYSFNETTGTYDEVKEVAS, encoded by the exons ATGGAAGAAAACCCACAACAGCGTTCTCATCTCAAGCGCCAATTCTTCGAAGACCAACACTCCAACAAGCCTCCCGC GCAAAAGAGGGTTAGGTTTCCCAAGGGAAAGAAGGTAAAGCCTGGAGAAGAAGCACCGAACAGGGTTGATATTGAAGACGGTTCAGGTGACTTGAAGGATCCTCGTCTCGCCGCTAAGGAGCGGGCCAAACGCCGCAGTCAAATTACTACGGAGCTATTTGCTGAAGATGGGAGAGGAATGCTTAATGATGTATCAGCTGCTGAAATTTCATATGAG GATAATGAGAACTTCGTTGATGATGGAGTTCAAATAGAACCTTTCAATCTTAgcaaagaaagagaagaaggatACTTTGATGCAGATGGAAACTTTGTTGAATATGTTGCTGACAAGGAAATCAAG GATGCCTGGCTTGATAGTGTTGAAGTTGATATAAAATATACAGGAAAAACATCTGTAACCACAAAAGGTGAAGATAATGAAGTTGCAGCACAGGATCTTTCCACCCAAGACGTTGGGATAATAAAGAGACGGATTGCCAATGTGCTTGAACCTGGAGAAACG GTTTTGCAAGCTCTGAGAAGGTTGAAAGGAGCTTCAAATAAGAGAAAGGAGAAAATGTCAGCTGAGACTCAGCTTGTATTTGATCAGCTAACTGACGATGCCATTAAGTTAATGGAGAATGGCGACTACA ATGTGTACCATGAGAAGCAAGAGGTTTTCCAGCGCGAGGCAG AGGGATATGAGAAGTTAGCTCTGGCCAGGGACAAAAGCTTATCTGCTAATGCTGGGCTGGACAATTCTTATCCCATCTTGGGAAATGACGTACTCACAGATGCAAATAATCATGGAGCAACGTCCTCTGTACTTACTGACTTGGCTGTGGGTACTTCAAATTCAGATCTAACTTCTGCAGAAGCTTCAAACAATGCTGCCGAAAGTTACGATATGTTTGCAGATGATGAAGATGACGAAAAACCATCATCTGAGCCTAATTCCACTGCAGCCGTTCAATCATCATCAGAAGCTGTAAACACTTCCTCCGAGA CTGGAGATGTCCAAAATGATTATGTCTATGACGAGTCTTCAGG GTACTACTACAGTAGCACTTTGGGATATTATTATGACCCATCTACTGGATTATTTTGCTCAGCAGCAACAGGGCAATG GTATTCTTTTAATGAGACAACTGGAACATATGATGAAGTTAAGGAAGTTGCATCTTAG